A window from Dehalococcoidia bacterium encodes these proteins:
- a CDS encoding prolyl oligopeptidase family serine peptidase, producing the protein MIPTRTVPVVDRYYGVEVADPYRWLEETESEEVSAWVEAQNRETERWLAGPTRDALRDELRQTWNYPRWSVPWRDGGRTFFFKNDGLQNHAVLYVQDRPDAAPRVLLDPNLLSDDGTVAVVNVATSRDGTLLAYGLSRSGSDWQEIRVRRVDSGEDLPETIQWVRFSSIAWRPDGAGFFYSRYPEPGSVSPEDASHYNRVYWHAVGTPQAQDVLIYERPDDKELGFDPAVTDDGRYLVLHVWRGTDPKNRVAYQDLAAGGPVVPLLDEEDARYTVIDSVGRTFYVHTDRGAPRGRIVAIDLDRPEPAHWREIVAEAADVIEAAAIIADRLVVVYLHDAHHVVRLFSLEGAPAGEIPLPTIGSVGGVSGRREDRDAFLAFTSFLFPTTIFRYDFPSGELTPLFSAAIPFDPDQFETRQIVTTSKDGTRIPVFVTHRRGLPLDGSAPLLLSGYGGFNVSLTPAFSVSALTWLRHGGVYAVATLRGGGEYGEEWHQAGVRMRKQNVFDDFIAAAEGLIALGYTRPERLAIRGGSNGGLLVAACVVQRPDLFGAVVAQVPVADMLRYHRADIAREPHAGQFWTPEYGTPEESEEMFRALLAYSPYHNVRPGTRYPPILITTADHDDRVVPAHALKLAAALQAANAGDTPILLRVETKAGHGMGKPIWKTIEEEADVLAFLFRAVRMG; encoded by the coding sequence ATGATCCCTACCCGAACCGTCCCAGTGGTTGACCGCTATTACGGCGTCGAGGTCGCCGACCCGTACCGGTGGCTGGAGGAGACGGAGAGCGAGGAAGTCAGCGCCTGGGTCGAGGCGCAGAACCGCGAGACGGAGAGGTGGCTCGCCGGCCCTACCCGCGACGCGCTGCGCGACGAACTGAGGCAGACTTGGAACTATCCGCGCTGGTCGGTCCCGTGGCGCGATGGCGGCCGGACCTTCTTTTTTAAGAACGACGGCCTGCAGAACCACGCCGTTCTCTACGTCCAAGACCGCCCCGATGCTGCGCCCCGGGTCCTTCTCGACCCGAACCTGCTGAGCGACGACGGCACGGTCGCCGTGGTCAATGTCGCCACGAGCCGGGACGGCACGCTCCTCGCCTATGGGCTCTCCCGCAGCGGCAGTGACTGGCAGGAGATCCGGGTCCGGCGCGTCGACAGCGGCGAGGACCTGCCTGAGACGATCCAGTGGGTGCGCTTCAGCAGCATCGCTTGGCGTCCCGATGGCGCGGGCTTCTTCTACAGCCGCTATCCCGAGCCGGGAAGCGTCTCTCCCGAGGATGCATCCCACTACAACCGCGTCTACTGGCACGCTGTCGGCACGCCCCAAGCCCAGGATGTCCTCATCTACGAGCGGCCGGACGACAAGGAGCTCGGTTTCGACCCAGCGGTGACCGACGACGGGCGCTATCTCGTACTGCACGTCTGGCGCGGCACAGACCCGAAGAACCGGGTCGCCTACCAGGACCTCGCGGCGGGTGGGCCGGTCGTTCCGCTGCTCGACGAGGAAGACGCGCGCTACACCGTTATCGATTCTGTCGGCCGGACGTTCTATGTCCACACTGACCGCGGCGCGCCTCGCGGCCGGATTGTCGCTATCGACCTCGACCGGCCGGAGCCGGCACACTGGCGCGAGATTGTCGCCGAGGCTGCCGACGTCATTGAAGCAGCGGCCATCATCGCCGACCGCCTCGTCGTCGTCTATCTCCACGATGCTCACCACGTCGTGCGTCTCTTCTCGCTCGAGGGTGCGCCGGCGGGCGAGATCCCCTTGCCGACGATCGGCTCAGTCGGCGGCGTCTCGGGCCGACGGGAGGATCGCGACGCTTTCCTCGCCTTCACCTCGTTCCTCTTTCCGACCACGATCTTCCGGTACGATTTTCCGAGCGGGGAGCTGACCCCTCTCTTCTCTGCCGCGATCCCGTTCGACCCCGACCAGTTTGAGACGCGCCAAATCGTCACCACCTCAAAGGACGGGACGCGCATTCCGGTGTTTGTCACGCATCGCCGCGGGCTGCCGCTTGACGGCTCGGCGCCGCTCCTGCTCTCCGGCTACGGCGGCTTCAACGTCAGCCTGACGCCGGCCTTCTCGGTGTCGGCGCTCACCTGGCTGCGTCACGGCGGGGTGTACGCCGTCGCAACGCTGCGCGGCGGCGGTGAGTATGGCGAGGAGTGGCACCAGGCGGGCGTCCGGATGCGCAAGCAGAACGTCTTCGACGACTTCATCGCCGCGGCCGAAGGGCTGATCGCCCTCGGCTACACCCGGCCGGAGCGGCTGGCGATCCGGGGGGGCTCGAACGGCGGCTTGCTGGTCGCGGCCTGCGTCGTCCAGCGTCCTGACCTCTTCGGCGCAGTCGTCGCTCAGGTGCCGGTCGCCGACATGCTGCGCTACCACCGCGCCGACATCGCCCGGGAGCCGCACGCCGGCCAGTTCTGGACGCCGGAATACGGCACCCCCGAGGAGAGCGAGGAGATGTTTCGCGCCTTGCTCGCCTATTCGCCCTACCACAACGTCCGGCCAGGGACGCGCTATCCCCCTATTTTGATCACTACCGCCGATCACGACGACCGGGTCGTCCCCGCGCATGCGCTGAAGCTCGCCGCCGCCCTTCAAGCCGCAAACGCGGGCGACACGCCCATCTTGCTGCGCGTCGAGACCAAGGCGGGCCACGGCATGGGCAAGCCGATCTGGAAGACGATTGAGGAAGAGGCGGATGTGCTCGCCTTTCTCTTCCGCGCCGTTCGGATGGGGTGA
- the sufC gene encoding Fe-S cluster assembly ATPase SufC codes for MTEESGLVINDLHVAVDGKEIVKGLSLTIRKGEIHALMGPNGSGKSTLANTLMGHPGYEVTQGEIVLDGANIVDEPPDERARRGLFLAFQYPTSVPGVSMGNFLRLAMKAVQGRDIPPMEFRRTVQEKMKLLKMDSSFLSRYLNEGFSGGEKKRAEILQMALLRPKYAILDETDSGLDIDALRIVSEGVNALAGPDLGILVITHYQRLLQYIQPHFVHVLVDGRIVRSGGQELAHELEARGYDWVIQEAAAMSGEARP; via the coding sequence ATGACCGAGGAGAGCGGTCTTGTCATCAACGACCTCCACGTGGCCGTTGATGGCAAGGAGATTGTCAAGGGGCTGTCGCTCACGATCCGGAAGGGCGAAATCCACGCGCTGATGGGCCCGAACGGCTCGGGGAAGAGCACGCTGGCGAACACCCTGATGGGCCATCCCGGCTACGAGGTGACGCAGGGCGAGATTGTGCTCGACGGAGCGAACATTGTCGATGAGCCGCCGGACGAGCGGGCGCGGCGCGGGCTGTTTCTCGCTTTCCAGTATCCGACGTCGGTTCCGGGCGTCAGCATGGGCAACTTCCTCCGCTTAGCGATGAAGGCGGTCCAAGGGCGCGATATCCCCCCGATGGAGTTTCGCCGCACCGTCCAAGAGAAGATGAAGCTGCTCAAGATGGATAGCTCGTTCCTTTCGCGCTACCTGAATGAGGGGTTCTCCGGGGGCGAGAAGAAACGAGCGGAGATCTTGCAGATGGCGCTCTTGCGGCCGAAATACGCAATCCTCGACGAGACCGACTCCGGACTCGACATCGACGCGCTCCGCATCGTCTCGGAAGGGGTGAACGCCCTCGCCGGCCCGGACCTAGGCATCTTGGTGATTACGCACTATCAGCGCTTGCTGCAGTACATCCAGCCGCACTTTGTCCATGTGCTGGTTGATGGGCGCATCGTCCGGTCGGGCGGACAGGAGCTTGCCCATGAACTCGAAGCGCGGGGCTACGACTGGGTGATCCAAGAGGCAGCGGCAATGAGCGGGGAGGCACGACCATGA
- a CDS encoding tetratricopeptide repeat protein produces the protein MLHGTAEPAGIRFCELEPDVAAHWRLPRRVPLLAAEADGVTEASPEAIVRGIRALLLAQPDHPDAAAYLRFAQKTERGLWDAVAEARARGDWRALIRACELLTAIDPDDARALCDLAFAYRRSAPARGRRAEEFFRLAEATYRRAIALAPELPQAQTGLGGLLVERGRPEEAVPFLEHSLKVRADQPSAHLYLGRAYGALGDDRRARDHLQAAIAAAPDDPRPHFYLSVALARLGDRAGAAAALERAMALNPDVVQALLAAHRGE, from the coding sequence ATGCTGCATGGAACTGCGGAACCGGCGGGCATCCGCTTCTGCGAGCTCGAACCGGACGTGGCGGCGCACTGGCGACTGCCGCGTCGCGTTCCCCTCCTCGCGGCCGAGGCCGACGGCGTGACAGAGGCGAGCCCGGAAGCGATTGTGCGCGGCATCCGGGCGCTGCTGCTCGCTCAACCCGACCATCCCGATGCCGCCGCGTATCTTCGGTTCGCTCAAAAGACGGAGCGCGGGCTGTGGGATGCGGTCGCCGAAGCACGCGCGCGCGGCGACTGGCGGGCGCTGATCCGGGCGTGCGAACTGCTGACTGCCATCGACCCCGACGATGCGCGCGCGCTGTGTGACCTCGCCTTCGCCTATCGCCGGAGCGCTCCCGCGCGGGGGCGCCGGGCCGAGGAATTTTTCCGCCTCGCCGAGGCAACCTATCGGCGGGCGATTGCGCTCGCCCCCGAACTCCCCCAAGCCCAGACCGGGCTCGGCGGGCTCCTCGTCGAGCGCGGACGCCCTGAAGAAGCGGTCCCCTTCCTCGAGCACAGCTTGAAGGTCCGCGCCGACCAGCCGAGCGCCCATCTCTACCTCGGCCGAGCGTATGGCGCGCTTGGCGATGACCGCCGGGCGCGCGACCATCTGCAAGCCGCGATTGCCGCCGCGCCGGATGACCCGCGTCCGCATTTCTACCTCTCGGTGGCGCTGGCTCGTCTCGGAGACCGTGCTGGTGCGGCGGCCGCGCTCGAACGAGCGATGGCGCTCAACCCCGACGTCGTCCAAGCGCTGCTGGCAGCGCACCGCGGGGAATGA
- a CDS encoding DoxX family membrane protein, protein MANVFREREAAAAIGLSDWLTVACRLAIGALFLLAGGAKLAEPGSFSAALVAYAILPVGMVYWVSLLFPWGEVLLGLLLLSGTFTRAAAWTAIGLLLLFSALIAQALLRGLSLEDCGCFGGITEAVPALSLILGGRSVGWHDVVRDLIYALIALPVAVRERSVLSLDAWRERQAGDAE, encoded by the coding sequence ATGGCAAATGTTTTTCGCGAGCGGGAGGCGGCAGCGGCGATCGGCCTGTCTGACTGGCTGACTGTCGCCTGTCGGCTGGCAATAGGCGCCCTGTTCCTGCTGGCGGGCGGAGCAAAACTTGCCGAGCCCGGTTCTTTCTCAGCGGCGCTCGTCGCCTACGCGATCCTGCCGGTCGGGATGGTCTACTGGGTCTCGCTCCTCTTCCCGTGGGGCGAGGTGCTGCTTGGGCTGCTGCTGCTGAGCGGGACCTTCACCCGCGCCGCGGCGTGGACAGCGATCGGCCTTTTGCTGCTGTTCAGCGCGCTGATCGCCCAGGCGCTGCTGCGGGGGTTGTCGCTTGAGGACTGCGGCTGCTTTGGCGGCATCACTGAGGCGGTACCGGCGCTCAGCCTCATCCTCGGGGGCCGTTCTGTCGGCTGGCATGATGTTGTCCGCGACCTGATCTACGCCCTCATTGCGCTGCCGGTGGCAGTGCGGGAGCGCAGCGTGCTCTCGCTCGACGCGTGGCGGGAGCGTCAGGCCGGTGACGCAGAGTGA
- a CDS encoding TlpA family protein disulfide reductase — protein MAKSKTRSAARSQAPAAALSSVAPAPNTPKVSSAKSAPRRPRTARRPVGRRLDWRWIAVGAVALLFAAIITANIVGNRGSGSTTVGEITGPSIGPLQRAASPLPIGTPAPNLTWTINGQAGSLEALRGQPVLLEFFATWCPHCQSETAVLRSLQNRYGDRVHILAVSASPNGMDQRSPSSIADIERFQSRFNTNYPHYFDRDLIGARLYGVTSFPTLYLIDRNGVIRYVAEGAAPESILAAEIDKVLTS, from the coding sequence TTGGCGAAGTCGAAAACCCGGTCGGCAGCGCGCTCCCAAGCGCCAGCGGCCGCACTCTCATCCGTCGCTCCCGCACCGAATACGCCGAAGGTAAGCTCTGCCAAGAGCGCTCCTCGCCGCCCCCGCACCGCGCGCCGGCCAGTCGGGCGTCGCCTCGATTGGCGCTGGATCGCGGTCGGCGCCGTCGCCCTGCTCTTTGCCGCGATCATCACCGCGAATATCGTTGGCAACCGCGGAAGCGGCAGCACCACCGTCGGCGAAATTACCGGGCCGAGCATCGGACCGCTCCAGCGCGCGGCGTCCCCCCTTCCCATTGGAACGCCCGCTCCAAACCTGACCTGGACAATCAACGGACAGGCGGGCTCCCTCGAAGCTTTGCGCGGGCAGCCGGTCCTCCTCGAGTTTTTCGCGACGTGGTGTCCCCACTGCCAGTCCGAGACAGCCGTGCTCCGCTCCCTCCAGAATCGGTACGGCGACCGCGTCCACATCCTCGCTGTCAGCGCCAGCCCAAACGGCATGGATCAGCGTTCTCCCTCCTCCATCGCCGACATCGAGCGCTTCCAGAGCCGGTTTAACACCAACTACCCTCACTATTTCGACCGCGATCTCATCGGTGCCCGGCTCTACGGCGTGACGAGCTTCCCGACGCTCTATCTCATCGATCGCAACGGCGTCATCCGCTATGTCGCCGAAGGCGCGGCGCCAGAGTCGATCCTTGCGGCGGAGATCGACAAGGTGCTCACCAGCTAA
- a CDS encoding radical SAM protein — MLEQLKFALSRKETLDRPVQLNLFITDACNARCGHCFNWRALNQGEEGLTLEEIERLAAELGALLSVGISGGEPFLRKDLAQVFGLFAERGLTDFTVPTNGLMPKRVRDLVRAMIEQHRETRVAILLSLDGLGELHDRIRGVPGNFQKVKETYEALVALKRAYPDRPPILKVGTVLCNWNIEQVPALIEWVQAELPEIDFHNFEIMRGSGPDDQLGAPSVAQLEAVKPHIFRAWDRYAFYGKNAPFQSWLALGLKRYIFTLYIEIMRQQKQLIPCYAGTMSAVVDASANLYFCEIREPIGNLRDASFAQLWRSEKAEQIRASIRRGECWCVHSCFQQKNVYANPRLWPHIVRYLITGTFTLPPPDHLRPLPNRPATFEDAITVLPAPKP, encoded by the coding sequence ATGCTCGAGCAACTGAAGTTCGCGCTTTCCCGCAAGGAAACGCTCGACCGACCGGTCCAGTTGAACCTCTTCATCACTGATGCCTGCAACGCTCGCTGCGGGCACTGCTTCAACTGGCGAGCGCTCAACCAAGGCGAAGAGGGGCTGACACTTGAGGAGATTGAGCGGCTCGCCGCCGAGCTCGGCGCGCTCCTCTCGGTTGGCATCTCCGGCGGGGAGCCGTTCCTCCGTAAGGATCTAGCGCAGGTCTTTGGTCTCTTCGCCGAACGCGGGCTGACCGATTTCACGGTGCCGACAAATGGGCTGATGCCGAAGCGGGTCCGCGACCTCGTCCGCGCCATGATTGAACAGCATCGCGAGACGCGCGTTGCGATCCTGCTCTCGCTCGATGGGCTGGGGGAACTGCATGACCGGATTCGGGGCGTGCCGGGCAATTTCCAGAAGGTCAAGGAGACCTATGAGGCGCTCGTCGCCCTCAAGCGCGCCTACCCTGACCGGCCGCCAATCCTGAAGGTCGGCACTGTTCTCTGCAACTGGAATATCGAGCAGGTCCCGGCGCTGATCGAGTGGGTGCAGGCCGAGCTTCCTGAGATCGACTTCCACAACTTCGAAATCATGCGCGGCAGCGGCCCTGACGATCAGCTGGGCGCGCCATCGGTCGCGCAACTCGAAGCGGTCAAGCCTCATATCTTCCGGGCCTGGGATCGCTACGCGTTCTACGGGAAGAACGCTCCTTTCCAGTCGTGGCTTGCGCTCGGATTGAAGCGGTACATCTTTACGCTGTACATCGAGATAATGCGCCAGCAGAAGCAGCTGATTCCGTGCTATGCGGGAACAATGAGCGCGGTCGTGGACGCGAGCGCCAATCTCTATTTCTGCGAGATTCGCGAGCCGATCGGCAATCTCCGCGACGCATCGTTCGCGCAGCTGTGGCGATCGGAGAAGGCCGAGCAGATCCGGGCGAGCATCAGGCGAGGGGAGTGCTGGTGCGTCCATTCCTGCTTCCAGCAGAAAAATGTCTATGCCAACCCCCGCCTCTGGCCACACATCGTGCGCTATCTCATCACCGGCACGTTCACGCTGCCGCCTCCGGACCACCTCCGTCCGCTCCCGAACCGTCCCGCAACCTTCGAGGACGCCATCACGGTGTTGCCGGCGCCGAAGCCCTAG
- a CDS encoding NIPSNAP family protein, with the protein MIPWQLHEFRIAPGQRDQFLDLWRTRLLPLAERHGPCIAGCWTEGHDRFLWLTSCALRPTDDALAEDWPALLGRHRGLGTMDASHILTELDFSPLGARLQGGRVQPLPYRVYVVDEQILQPGGAPAAEAIGRDHTVPLLRELGMDLVGVWHSRSNGQESLLWLLGFRNDQERKEKLARLLANPRYAEIRRRLDGVLTGARARVLEPCDFSPLGPASA; encoded by the coding sequence ATGATCCCGTGGCAACTGCATGAATTTCGGATCGCGCCGGGGCAGCGCGACCAGTTTCTCGACCTCTGGCGAACGCGGCTTCTCCCTCTCGCCGAGCGCCATGGTCCCTGCATCGCAGGCTGCTGGACGGAAGGGCACGACCGGTTCCTCTGGCTGACCAGCTGTGCCCTGCGCCCAACCGACGACGCCTTGGCAGAAGACTGGCCGGCGCTGCTCGGTCGCCACCGCGGCCTCGGGACGATGGATGCCTCCCACATTCTGACCGAACTCGACTTCTCGCCGCTCGGCGCCCGTCTTCAGGGAGGACGCGTCCAGCCGCTCCCGTATCGCGTCTACGTCGTTGACGAGCAGATCCTGCAGCCGGGCGGGGCGCCTGCCGCCGAGGCAATCGGCCGCGACCACACCGTGCCGCTGCTGCGGGAGCTCGGCATGGACCTCGTCGGCGTCTGGCACAGCCGCTCGAACGGACAAGAGAGTTTGCTCTGGCTGCTCGGCTTTCGCAATGACCAAGAGCGGAAGGAGAAGCTGGCGCGCTTGCTGGCCAACCCGCGCTATGCCGAGATTAGGCGCCGGCTGGACGGCGTGCTCACGGGAGCACGGGCGCGCGTGCTTGAGCCGTGCGATTTCTCCCCGCTCGGGCCGGCTTCGGCTTAA
- a CDS encoding glycosyltransferase → MAAIRSVSVVIANLNCPVLDQGLAALCRQQLPAEIAVETIVVGRDAPNCLQRFPWVRFIETDRPLWPAAARNRGIREASGELIASLDADCVPSPHWIAALVAAHETHGERVVVGGGICVESANLWALADNLASFNRYLPSRPAGPVVQVPAANLSARRALFEEIGPFDERLRIGEDTDWTMRARRAGVRLLFEPRAVVWHNTMRRSPAAVIAHGYEWGYHAARNRTRYALELGTPWVLRHWWATAAAAPLIATATTAAIYLRNPGAIRYIKAAPIVWLAKLAWCVGAARRLAGGACSSN, encoded by the coding sequence ATGGCGGCCATTCGCTCGGTTTCTGTCGTCATCGCGAACCTGAACTGCCCGGTTCTCGACCAGGGGCTGGCAGCGCTCTGCCGGCAGCAGCTGCCGGCAGAGATCGCCGTGGAGACGATCGTGGTAGGACGCGATGCCCCCAACTGCCTGCAGCGCTTCCCCTGGGTTCGTTTTATCGAAACCGACCGCCCGCTCTGGCCGGCAGCAGCGCGCAACCGCGGGATCCGCGAGGCCTCTGGCGAACTTATCGCTTCACTCGATGCCGATTGCGTCCCCAGCCCGCACTGGATTGCTGCCCTAGTTGCCGCCCACGAAACGCACGGCGAGCGGGTTGTGGTCGGGGGCGGGATCTGCGTCGAGAGTGCGAACCTGTGGGCGCTGGCCGACAATCTTGCCAGCTTCAACCGCTACCTGCCGTCGCGTCCGGCGGGGCCGGTGGTCCAGGTCCCGGCAGCGAACCTGTCGGCGCGCCGCGCGCTGTTTGAGGAAATCGGCCCCTTCGACGAGCGGCTGCGGATCGGCGAGGATACCGATTGGACGATGCGCGCCCGCCGCGCCGGCGTCCGCCTCCTTTTCGAGCCCCGGGCCGTGGTCTGGCACAACACGATGCGCCGCAGCCCGGCTGCCGTGATCGCCCACGGCTACGAGTGGGGCTATCATGCGGCCCGCAACCGGACACGCTATGCGCTTGAGCTCGGCACGCCGTGGGTGCTGCGCCACTGGTGGGCGACCGCGGCGGCAGCGCCGCTGATCGCAACCGCGACGACTGCCGCCATCTACCTCCGCAACCCGGGCGCGATCCGCTACATTAAGGCCGCACCGATCGTCTGGCTGGCGAAGCTGGCGTGGTGTGTCGGCGCAGCTCGCCGGCTGGCAGGAGGCGCATGCTCGAGCAACTGA
- a CDS encoding transcriptional regulator, with protein MHPTDRPRGREAILRTLKLRGRQTAQALADALGITPVAVRKHLEALEAEGLVRVSTVKQPRGRPALLYQLTPAADALFPQGYRQLSLDLIADLVALDGEEKLEQLLRARNARVLQERVAPLDDPAQRVQELVRLRNEDGYMASVEEQPDSYVIREHNCPIYEVASRFPVACQCEADLFTAVVNKPVVREGSIVEGDESCTYRVPK; from the coding sequence ATGCACCCGACTGATCGTCCGCGAGGCCGAGAGGCGATCCTGCGCACCTTGAAGCTGCGAGGCCGGCAGACAGCCCAAGCGCTTGCCGACGCACTCGGCATCACGCCGGTGGCTGTCCGGAAGCATCTTGAAGCGCTGGAAGCGGAGGGGCTCGTCCGCGTCTCGACCGTGAAGCAGCCGCGGGGACGGCCGGCGCTCCTCTACCAGCTCACCCCCGCCGCTGATGCCCTATTTCCGCAAGGCTATCGCCAGCTCTCGCTCGACCTCATTGCCGACCTCGTCGCGCTCGATGGCGAAGAGAAGCTGGAACAGCTCCTGCGCGCCCGCAACGCCCGCGTCCTGCAGGAGCGTGTCGCGCCGCTCGACGACCCCGCTCAGCGCGTTCAGGAGTTGGTCCGTCTCCGCAATGAAGACGGCTACATGGCGAGCGTGGAGGAGCAGCCGGACAGCTACGTGATCCGCGAACATAACTGCCCGATCTACGAGGTCGCCTCGCGCTTCCCCGTCGCCTGCCAGTGCGAAGCCGACCTCTTTACCGCCGTCGTCAACAAGCCTGTCGTCCGGGAAGGCTCGATCGTCGAAGGCGACGAAAGCTGCACCTACCGCGTTCCGAAGTAG
- a CDS encoding methyltransferase domain-containing protein, translated as MTPLPPGRTGRHRIGAVIRSTLRGDRDDPTTLYSYLGGGALLAADTDYLNLGYWQEQPRSYREAGDALAAELARFAGFAERREGRRRAPKMIVDVGFGFGEQDVLWARRFGLTILGLNLTPAQIARASARRLAERLADRIHYARATATALPVAAGSVDGVLALESAFHFRLRDDFFREAFRVLKPGGVLAAADIVALRPLAGWSPDDLARRLMIGLGRRFWHIPAENLYGPEEYRARLAAAGFQQVAIRSIGAAVFPGIRALMRQPATLARFPWRERPLVWLAGDAFWLPYRAGWIDYVLVRGVKPKPARAGRNRTAQARAPVLP; from the coding sequence ATGACACCACTCCCGCCCGGCCGGACCGGCCGACACCGCATCGGCGCCGTCATCCGCTCCACCCTTCGCGGCGATCGCGACGATCCGACCACCCTCTACTCCTACCTCGGCGGCGGCGCGCTGCTCGCCGCAGATACGGATTATCTCAACCTCGGCTATTGGCAAGAGCAGCCGCGCAGCTACCGCGAGGCGGGCGATGCCCTCGCAGCCGAGCTCGCCCGGTTCGCCGGCTTTGCCGAGCGCCGAGAGGGCCGCCGGCGCGCGCCGAAGATGATCGTCGATGTCGGATTTGGCTTCGGGGAACAGGATGTCCTCTGGGCGCGCCGCTTCGGCCTGACGATCCTCGGGCTCAACCTGACGCCCGCCCAGATTGCGCGTGCCTCAGCGCGCCGCTTGGCCGAGCGCCTCGCCGACCGCATTCACTACGCCCGCGCTACCGCAACCGCGCTCCCCGTTGCCGCAGGCTCCGTCGACGGCGTGCTCGCTCTCGAGAGCGCGTTTCACTTTCGGCTGCGTGACGACTTCTTCCGAGAGGCGTTTCGCGTCTTGAAGCCGGGCGGCGTCCTTGCCGCCGCAGATATCGTAGCGCTGCGGCCGCTCGCGGGATGGTCGCCGGACGACCTGGCGCGGCGGCTGATGATTGGGCTCGGCCGACGCTTCTGGCACATTCCCGCCGAGAACCTCTACGGCCCTGAGGAATATCGCGCGCGGCTCGCCGCGGCGGGCTTCCAGCAGGTGGCGATCCGCTCGATTGGCGCGGCAGTCTTCCCTGGGATCCGCGCGCTGATGCGCCAGCCAGCGACGCTCGCGCGCTTCCCGTGGCGGGAACGGCCGCTCGTCTGGCTAGCTGGCGATGCCTTCTGGCTTCCGTATCGCGCAGGATGGATCGACTACGTGCTCGTGCGGGGAGTTAAGCCGAAGCCGGCCCGAGCGGGGAGAAATCGCACGGCTCAAGCACGCGCGCCCGTGCTCCCGTGA
- a CDS encoding 2-hydroxyacid dehydrogenase, which translates to MKIAVFSTKPYDRASFERHNAAFGHELHFFEARLRPDTAALADGFPGVCVFVNDRVDCEVIARLAAGGVRIIATRSAGYNQIDLEAADRHGIVVARVPAYSPNAVSEFTVGLILTLGRQIHRAYNRVREHNFELTGLVGFELRDKTIGIIGTGRIGTATLRNLSGFGARLLAYDVVRNAEAAALAEYVDDVLDLARQSDIISLHVPLTPQTYHLVDEHFLRHVKPGVFLVNTSRGALLETRAVIEALKAGTIGFLAIDVYEEEEDLFYQDLSNHVIADDVFARLLTFPNVLVTGHQAFLTDHALRAIAETTLENFREFEQTGRCTNAVTVDVMRGGEPPVQRVLEIDELLEILGDDS; encoded by the coding sequence ATGAAAATCGCTGTGTTCAGCACCAAGCCCTATGACCGGGCGAGTTTCGAGCGGCACAACGCCGCCTTTGGGCATGAACTGCATTTCTTCGAGGCGCGGCTGCGGCCGGATACGGCGGCGCTCGCCGATGGGTTTCCGGGGGTCTGCGTCTTCGTCAACGACCGCGTCGACTGTGAGGTGATCGCCCGCCTCGCGGCGGGGGGCGTCCGCATCATTGCGACGCGCAGCGCCGGCTACAACCAGATCGATCTCGAAGCAGCCGATCGCCACGGCATCGTGGTCGCTCGCGTCCCTGCCTATTCGCCGAATGCCGTCTCCGAGTTCACGGTTGGCCTTATCCTCACCCTCGGCCGCCAGATCCACCGCGCCTACAACCGCGTCCGCGAGCACAACTTCGAGCTGACTGGCCTCGTCGGCTTTGAGCTGCGCGACAAAACAATCGGGATCATCGGCACCGGCCGGATCGGCACAGCGACCCTGCGCAACCTGAGCGGCTTCGGGGCGCGGCTCCTTGCCTACGACGTGGTCCGCAACGCCGAGGCGGCAGCGTTGGCGGAATACGTCGATGATGTGCTCGACCTCGCCCGTCAGAGCGACATCATCTCCTTGCACGTGCCGCTGACGCCCCAGACCTATCACCTCGTCGATGAGCACTTCCTGCGTCATGTCAAACCGGGCGTCTTTCTTGTCAATACCAGCCGGGGCGCTCTCCTCGAGACGCGCGCCGTCATCGAGGCGCTCAAAGCGGGCACAATCGGCTTCTTGGCGATCGATGTGTACGAAGAGGAGGAAGACCTCTTCTACCAGGATCTTTCAAACCACGTCATCGCCGACGACGTCTTTGCCCGCCTGCTCACGTTCCCGAATGTTCTCGTGACCGGCCATCAAGCCTTTCTCACCGATCACGCACTCCGCGCGATCGCCGAGACGACGCTCGAGAACTTTCGCGAGTTCGAGCAGACCGGCCGCTGCACCAACGCGGTGACGGTTGACGTCATGCGAGGAGGCGAGCCGCCGGTGCAGCGTGTCCTCGAAATCGACGAACTCCTCGAAATCCTCGGCGACGACAGTTGA